Genomic DNA from Desulfonema ishimotonii:
CGAGCTGAAACCCGGTCGCGAATATCTGAAAAAATATATGGACAGGGAGCTTTACCTTATTGAATCCGGGTCGGAAACACTGCGTCTTGAACATATCGCGCTGGTGCCCAGGGGAGACCATCTCACGGTGGCCCTTGTGGGCGAAGCCATTGACAGGGCCGCCCTGCCCGGAGAGACGGGCAGGCTAGTCGAAGCCGTTCTCTCTCTCCCGCAGGTCCGAGCCCTCCTTCCCCGTATCACCCCGCAGAACACGCCGGTCGCCTGCACATGCAGCCCCCGGATGGCCGTGAAACCCGCAACAGCACCTTTCGGAGACAGGATCGCAATGGTGGGTGACGCTCTGGGCGCACGGCTTTACAAGGACGGTCTCTGCTCCGCGTTTATCACCGCGGAGGCCCTGGCGGAAACGGTGATTCACCGCGGGACAGACCCCGAAAGCCTGTCAGCGGGATATGGCCCCACCGCAAAATGGCTGGAAAGGGACAACCGCTATGGCGAAAGGGTCTTCAAAGCCATCCGACTCGCCTTTGCCGCCCCTGTTGTGAGCCGGATCATTTACCAGGCCTTTGCCACGGAAATGAAATTCAGGGAAAGAGACCGGCGGCCCCTGGGCGATCTCCTCCGAAAAATCGGAAGCGGAACCGCTGATTACCACGACATCTTCCGGGATCTGACCCGGGGGCCGGTTCTCCGGTCCGTGCTGACAGGCGCGTATAAAACCGCAAGGAATATCCTCACCGAGGTCTTTTTCGGCATCAGCTGGGAAACCTATGGCCGGTATCCGACGGTCATTCTGAAGGAAAAACGGGATTATTTCAAAAAATCCATCGTCGTCCCCCTGGGAACAGAGCCGGAGGCCGCACCCGAAATGGAGCGGATGTACGCCATCAAGATCCGGGCTTCTGCCGGGGCGATCTTTGAGGAACTGGGCAAATTCGGCGACGCTGAAGGCAAATTTCTCCGGCTCCGGTTTGTGGATGTGCGCAGAACCCGGGGGCTGCCGAACCAGGTCGGCACCGTGGTCACGTACCGGCTGCGAATGCTGCCGGTTTCAATGGATATCCGCCTGGCCCGGTGCATCCCCGGCAAAACCCTGCTGTATGAACCGGGAGAACTTTTCGCAGAGCGGGGAAAGCTGATCTTTGATATCTCCCCCACAAAGGACGGAAACAACCGCCTGGTCATCTACACCGCCTTTGATTTTAAGCGCGGCAGGGGCATCCTCAGCCGGATATTCTGGACGCTCTTTAAAAAGCTGTTCCCCGAATACGCCCATGACGTGGTGTGGAATCACGCCATCTGCTGCATAAAGGGGGAGGCGGAAAAAAACGCGGAAAGAGGATTCGGCGGGAACCGGTCGCCCGCCCCGCCGCAATCCGGGTAATGACCCGCAGCCAACATACGGGTTGTTATCCGTGCGGATATCCCGTATAAAATCTGTCACACTTTTTTACAGGGCCGCCGGTATCGGCACGAAAAGCGCTGTCCGACCGAACCCGTGGCGGATTGTCAGGACAGCCTGACGGCTGCCGGAAGGGAACATGAAAGGAGATTATGGAGAAAAATTCGGAAATCATAGCGGGCATTCCCTTTTTCAGCGATCTTACAGAGGCGCAACTGACAGCGGTCCTCCGGATTATGACGGAACGGACATATAACCGGGGGGAACTGATATTCTCCGATGGCGATCCGGGGGACGGTTTCTATGCGGTGGCCCGGGGAAAGGTCAAGATTTTCAAGATGTCGTCCGAAGGCAAGGAGCAGATCCTGCACATTTTCGGTCCGGGCGAGCCCTTCGGAGAGGTGCCGGTCTTCAGCGGCAGATCCTTTCCGGCCAATGCCCAGGCCATTGCCAAAAGCCGCCTCCTCTTCTTCCCCCGCAAAGACTTCATCCGGCTCATCACGGAGACGCCGGCACTGGCCCTCAACATGCTGGCCGTCCTGTCCATGCGGCTGCGTCAGTTTACAGTGCAGATCGAAAACCTCTCTCTGAAAGAGGTGCCGGAGCGGCTGGCGGCCTACCTGATCTATCTGGCCGGGGAACAGGAGACCGATACGGTCACGCTGCCCATCTCCAAGGGCCAGCTGGCCAGCCTCCTGGGCACGATTCCCGAAACCCTGTCGCGGATTTTCGCAAAAATGAGCGGTGACGGCCTGATCGCGGTCACCGGAAAAACGATTTGCCTGCTGAACCGTGACCATCTGGCCTGTATCGCCGAATACGGAAAGGCATGTGAACTGTAAGAGACTTTGAAAACATAAAAATGCCGATATCCGTTAACGGTAGGACGGGGTTACGGCCCCGTCAGGTCTGTAATTTTTTACCCGTTTTCTGACGATCTGACCATATGATTTTACATTGTCATAAAACCAGATTCATCGCATATCATACCGTTTCCATTTTGAAAAACCCATTATCTGGAATTCCGACGCAGCGCCCTCAGTCTGAATATCTGTGACTCGGTATCATGGGCGGAATAAATTACCGCTGACAGGCCGACGTTGCGTATCGCCTGTTTTTTTTGGGGGACGCAGCCCCAATGCCATTAAGTGACGCCCCGGAATAAATTCCGGGGCTGAACCCGCAAAACAGGCTGAAGCCTGTTGGCATCCCCGGCCAACCCGCTTCAGCGGGTTTCAGGGATTCAGCCGGGGAATTCATTCCCCGGCGGGATTTGCCGCGACGCCCCGGAATCTGACGGTCCCTGTTTTGAGAAAAACGGATTTTCCTAAAAAAATCCGCTTAACTTAAGGAGATTTCCGGTAAAAAATATACCGTTCAGAGACACGGTGGCCAAAATCCGGATTACTCTGCAACAGACATGAAGCGCATATGGGGGATTTTGCCCACCCTGCCGGAGGGTATATTCATTCTTGAAAATCACCTAATGGCATTGGAACGCAGCCCTGCCCATCAAAAGCTGTTTTAAAAATACCGGCGGCTCAGAAACGGAGTGCGAAAACTGAGGCCGGAGGCCGGTTTTTCGCGGATTTTGCAAAAGATCGCCCCTTCGGGGCCTGACTTTTGCACTCCGAAAAAAAATTTTAAACAGCTTCTTAAACATATTCCACCCCATGTCACAGGGGGACTGAAACGCGCCGCCCTCCCCGCTTCAGGGCGCTGAGTGTATCATCGGCAGCAGGCTTCAGCCCGGTTCGGCTTTCAGCCGGGGGATTTATTCCCCGGCGTTCGGATTCCGGGATTTTCAGACCGGCGATTGTAAAATCGGCATCCATTCTGATTCTGAATTTCCGGTAATTTCCCTAATATTTCTCAAATCCCTCGTCATCAAAATCGAGAGAAAGCGGATCATCGGGGGGTAATTTGCGGATTGCCGGTCTGCGCAAACGGACCGGGGGGTTCTCTTTGTCGGCCTGGCTGTCCCGGGACGCGCTCTCCGGCGATGCGGAGGCCGGATGGGGCCGCAATTTTTTCATCCCGACCGGCAAACGCCCCGGCCCATCATCAGATTCCGCCTGCATTTCATCCCCGTCACCCATTCTGAAATAGGCGATCGTTTCCCGGAGCGTTGCGGTCTGGTTGCTCATTTCCCGGGAATACCGGACCATAAACTCGGAGGTTGACGCCATCTCAATGGCCGATGCGGAAAGCTCTTCGGAGGATTTGGCATTCTGCTGAATCACCTGGTCCAGGGACTGAATCGAGTTGTTGATCTGCTCCGACCCTGTTGACTGTTCGCGGCTGGCCGCACTGATCTCCTGAACCAGTTCCGCAGTCTTCTGAATATCCGGCACGATCCGGGCCAGCATTTCACCGGCCCGATCCGCCACATCCACACTGCTCACGGATATGCCACTGATTTCAGCGGCCGCGTTCCTGCTTCGCTCAGAGAGCTTGCGCACCTCGGAGGCGACAACGGCGAACCCCTTTCCGTATTCCCCGGCCCGCGCGGCTTCAATGGCCGCATTCAGGGCCAGCAGGTCCGTCTGCCGGGCAATCTCCTCGATAATGGTGATCTTCCTGGCAATGGACCTCATCGCCTCAACCGTCTCCGCCACCGTCTGCCCGCCCTTTCGTGCGTATTCTGACGAGTTCCGGGCGATCTTTTCGGTCTGGGAGGCATTTTCAGCATTCTGGCGGATATTGGCGGCCATCTCATCCATCGAAGCCGAGGCTTCCTCCGCTGCTGCGGCCTGTTCCGTTGTTCCCTGGGACATTTCTTCGGAATTTGAACTGATCTGCTGGCTCATATCTGCCAGCTGACCGGCGGCCTCTTTCACATGATGCGCCATCTCTTCGGCGCTGTCTGATGCCTGTTTGACATCGGTGACGACCGCCCGGAGTTTTTTGACCATCCGGGCAAGGGCCCTGCCAAGCGAGTCTTTTTCAGACAGGACGCTCACCTCGGCGTTCAGGTCGCCCCCGGCGATCTGTTCGGCCACCCGGACCGTCCCCTTCAGGTTGGCAACCATCCGGGCAAGGGATTTACCCAGCGAATCCCGTTCGGAAAGCATCTTCACCTCGGTGGCCAGATCGCCGTCAGCAATCTGCTCCGCCACCTGCACCGTCGTCCGCAGATTCTCAAGCATCCGGGAGAGGGCCTGGCCCAGACCATCCTTTTCCGAGTGAATCCTCACCTCTGCGTTCAGGTCGCCCTCGGCGATCTGCCGGGCCACCCCCGCAGTCGTTTTCAGGCTTCGGACCATCCGGGCAAGGGACCGGCCCAGTGTATCTTTTTCAGAGAGAACCGTCACCTCGGCGTTCAGGTCGCCCCCGGCGATCTGCTCCGCCACCCGTGCAGTTGAGCGAAGGGTCTCCGCCATCTCCTGCATGGCCCGGGCCAGCTGCGCGGTCTCGTCTTCCCCTCTGACCCTCAGCTCCCCGGAGAGATCGCCCTGGGAAATCGCCTGCGCCATGCCAACGACCCTGGCGATGGGGACAGCGATCTGACCGGAGATCAGCCACAGTACTGTCAGCGCACCGATCACACAGCCCAGGCCGATGCCGAGCATTTTCCACATGGCATGTTCCGCCCCGGCAGTGATTTTTTCCGCCGGTACCACCACATGAACGGACCAGGGCCGGGTCGTATTCAGGAGCGCCAGCGGCGTGAAAACCTCCAGGTTGCCACCGGTAATCTCCCCCGCTCTTCCGCCACGCTGAATCAGCGCCAGCTCTTCTGCCGGGTCTGTCCTGTGGATTTCCGACATGGCCTTTCCCACCAGCGCAGGCCTGTGTGTGACCCCGGCCAGGGTTCCGTTGTGGCTGATAATCATCATCCGGCCAGCCCCGTCGTAAATATCAATCTGATCCGCCTGCTTCTGAAGAAAATCCAGAGGCAGATCCAGGCCGACCATGCCGTAAAATTCGTGATTGGCAATAATCGGGGCCATCAGGCTGATGATCTGCGTTCCTGAGCCGTCTGCGGTATCTTCAAACGGATCGGTGGCATATGCCGTCAGGCTCTTTTTCAGCACGGCGTACCACGCCCCCGGTGTGCGGTTCGGGCAGTGGGAAGGAGAGGAGAGGAGGGAGCCGGTGAAGATATCACCGTTTGCCATCCGCTTCAGCCGGGGCGCGAATCTGCCGGTGTCATCATGGCCTTTCTCACCGATATATCCCACATCCATGCCGTCGAATCCGTCCGGTTCCCAGCAGGTGTAAACGGCCATAACGTCGGGGGTTCTCTCAAGTGTGATGTGCAGAATGTCCATGATATTATCGCGGTCAATGTCAAGCCGAACCGCTGTGTCCTTAACTGCCGAAAGCGTCTGCGCCAGGGTATGAGCCGCCCCCATGACGCTGTCCAGCCGGGATTTGACGAGGTCGGCCTGACTCCGGGCTGTTGCTGTCACCCCGCTCATAGCGCTTCCGATCATGTGGCGCTGCATGACATATACCGAATACCATATGATGATGGCCGATGTGATCAGGACGCAGACACCGGCCCCCAAAGCGATTTTGGTTCTGATGGATTTTAGTTTCACCGTCGCGACTCCTGTTGGTTTGCGTGACAGATTGTTTGCTGTATGAATTTTAGAAGCTGTTTTAAAAATATCGGCGGATCGGAAAGTTAAGGCCGAAGATCGATTTTTTGCAAAAGATCGCCCCCTTCGGGGGCTTAACTTTTGCACTCCGAAAAGCCGGGTTCCTGATTTTTAAAACAGCTTCTTACGCAAACAGACCGTCATCACCCGTCAGTTCAGATTTGACAGAGTACTGTCCTGCTGCTTCCGGTCTGTTCAGGGGGCAACGCTATTTAATCAGCTGCATCAGCATCTGCACGGGCTTTTCAATCTCTTCAGTCCCCCTTTTAACACCGGCCATATCGTTTTTCATTGCCGCATTGAAGATCTCATCGGCGGATGATTTGATCTGATTGGCGAATTTCTGCCAGATTTTTTTACCAAAAATCCGGGCCGTATAATACATCTGTTCGGCGTGAATCCGCTGGTGTTCTGCAATATGGATGATATCGTTCATATTCTGGCTGCTGACGGCCGCTTTCAACTCCTGCACATGGGCGTTCAGGATCTCTTTCAGGGTGACCGCGCTGACCATCAGCAAATGATTGAAGTGCAGGTAATACCGGGCCAGCCACATGCCGGTTTCATGCCGCTTTGTACCGCTGCGCAGGGCTTCACCGACACGGTTCATGTATAATGCCATCTGCCCGGCCTCATCAGCGGCCACCTTTCTTCCGGCACTTTCGGCAAGCTGCCTCAGCTTTTCGCTGTTTCTCCTGATATCGTCAACCGGCCCCAGCAATGCGGCGATATCTGTTTCGCCGCCGTCCATCAGACTGCTGACAAGCCCGAACAACTGATTCGTCGATTTCGCCGTGCTTCTGTAAAGGCTCAGAAACGCCTCATCCCCTGTTGCCGCCAGCACAGCAGCGGGCATGAGAAGGGAAACAAAACAGATCACCATCAACCGTGCCATTCTCTTCATCTTCCGGTTCTCCTTTTTTTGTAAGGAACTGCAAATGTCGTATCCGCGCGTTGTTTCGGGATTGCCATTTCCCCGACTGCGACGGAACGGGCGGCCCGTTTTTCCGGGTCAGGAGTTTTTGTAAGACTATTCTACAATTAAAATAAATATTTAATACAAATGAAGCCCGCAGATGTCAATGATTAACATTCTTATGGTGCGTTGTGACAAACAGACCGCCTGCAAAATTGAAAATCCGGTTTTGTACTGTTGATTTTATGGCAGGGAGTACAGGGTTCCCCTGTCGGCGGATACGCACCGGGGCGCTCCGCGCTCTGATCCAACTCACAACATCGGATGACATGAGACAGTCTGGCTCTGTAATTTGAACAGATTGAAATAAATAAATGATTATTTGAAAGGTTCTGACAGATTCACCGGAATGCATGAGTTCTGCTCATGCCTTTTCCGACACGCGCATGAGCAGAACTCATGCACTCCGATTTTCAAAAACTTTATCAGTAATCACTTACCGTTTCTATTTTGAAAAGTTTCATTATCCGGAGTTCAGACTTCAGGTTTCAATTCATTTAAATTCCGACGCCGGAACCCCGTTCCGGCAGATTGAATACTGGCGGATTTCATCTGTGACAAAGTCCGTTTCCGTCAAAAGGGAGAATTCCGTTACGTGAGAGACTTACAGATTCCCTCTTTCGCCGAAATGACGGCCCCTCAGACTTTTTACAAGTTCATCAAAGCTGACAAAACACTGCGGAGAAAGCCACAGAGAAAGATCTGTTACAAATTATCTCAGGCGGGTAACACAGGGGGAAGGGCGTTGAGGATTTTCCGGGGAAACGCCGTGCCAGATGTCAGAGGGTTGGAAAATCAGGAGATCTCCGGACGGCCTGACACCTGACAGGGGATTTTTTATGCTGGCAGAAGAGGATGAAGGGTCGGTTAATGCGGATTTTTGCCGCAGCAGCTTCCGGGACCGGCGCAGCCGGCATGGCCCGGAGATGAGCCGCAACAGGCCGTATCGCCCGCTCCGGGCATACTGTTTCTGGCCGACCCGGACACGGATGAAGAGGCAGAGAGCAGCTTTTTCAGCCGGGTACTGCCGCAGGCTGTGCATTCAGGCGCATCATCCGATGCGGCGATAAGAATTTCACATATTTTTCCACAGTCCTGACACAGGTACTCAAAAAGCGGCATGATCTCCTCCCCCTTTTCTAATTTCCGTTTCCATTTGCGTTTTCATATTCATCCAGTGCCTTATGAAGGGTTTTCACGGCCAGCTGGATGCAATGGTGTTTCTTTTCGGGAATTTCTTCCAGTACCTTGAAAACATCCCCGTCATTGAGGTTGCGGGCATAATCCATGGTTTTTCCTTTGATCAGGTCAACCGCAGCCATGGCGGCGGAAATCGCCCCCGCACATCCCAGCACCTGATACCTGGCGTCTGTGATAATATCACCGTCGAGCTTCAGGTAGATACTCATTGTATCTCCGCAGCTACCGGTCATGTCACTGACCTGGTCCGCATCGGAAATGCTGCCCATATAGGGTTTCTGAATGTAGTAGTTAATGGCCTTTTCTGAATAGCCGGAGCTGGCGAGCATATCCTGCAGACCTGCTGTTGCGGCCGGGTCGGTAATCTGTTCGTGATTCATATTTTATCCTCTAATGTATACATCCGTCATGACCGTGATGACCGGAACACGTCATTTCCGGGCTGAATTTGGGAAGTTTGCCGGTTTTAATCAGGTCCAGGTTTTCGGAAACCGTCCCCTCCACCGCCCGGTATGCTGTAACACCTGCGAAGTTCAGCTTGTTCAGCGCGCCCCTGCCGATGCCGCCCACGACGACAGAATCAACAGTCTCCCCGCCAAGGGCGGACAGAGGCTGGCAGTTTCCATGTGTGTGATTGAGGTCACTGTTTTGTATGACCTTTGAATCATCGGTTTCCGTATCCAATATGACGAAAAACTGTGCTGTGCCGAAATGGCTGTATACGGGACTGTCAAGACCGGAATTTTTCTGGGTCGGAAAAGCTATTTTCATTTATACAACTCCCTCAAGATAAATTTAGGGAATAAATATGCCTAAAATGAGCCTGTGTCAAGCGCATTATTTCTCATAATTTCTCATAGTTCAACCCTATTCAGTGGCGGATGTGAAAGAGACAGGATCTATCCCTTTCCGATTTTTATACATTTTACAGAAAAAATTTCGCCGGAACAAAAAAACAGACGTCCACCCGGCTGAACACGGGTTCCGGCTGCAGGTGAACCGGGCCGGAGAAATTTGACAAACGGGCGGCATTCTGACATATCTCAGCCTTTCACCGGCAGCCGCCTGAGACGATGGAGAACAAAGGGATTGAAACCCATGACAGACAGAGATGAGATATTTGCAGATGAAAGGCCTGTGATTGCGGCACACCGGGGAGATCCCGGAGGTCAGGCTGTACAGCGCGCCAGACCCGTAAAGCCTGTATCTGCCGGAAACCGCCGCATTGCGACGGACGAAGGTGAGGGCCTTTAAATGAAACGCGCAAAATGGTTCTATCACCCCATCTTCATCTTCATCTTTTCCATTCTGGCGCTCTGCACCTCGCTCTTTCTGTATATCTACTGGTACATGAAGGTCAGTACCGGCCTGGAGACGCTGGCGCAGAAATTCAGCATTGCCCCCGAACAGGCGCTGAAATCCGAGACCTGGGTGGTGATTCTGGTTCTTTCGATTCTGGTGGGAATCATTCTCATGGGAATTTTCACGATCTTCGTCTACAACCAGAAGACATTACAGCTTTACCGGCTGCAGCACAATTTCATCAACAATTTCACCCATGAGCTGAAGACGCCCGTCACCTCCCTGAAACTTTACCTGGAGACCTTTCTGAAACACGACATCTCCAGAGACGATCAGCTCCGGTATATCCGGTACATGCTGCAGGACGTGAGCCGCCTTTCGGATAACATCAGCCGCATTCTGGATCTGGCCCGGATTGAGAGCAAGAGCTACGGGGGCGAGTTTGTCATGTCGGATCTTGTTCAGCTTACAGCGGATTTTTACGGAAATAATCGCCATCTTTTTCAGAACTGCCAGATCCGGGTTCACAGGCCGCCCGGCCCGTCTTTCTTATATCCGGTAAATGTCTCTCTTTTTGAAATGCTCCTGATCAATCTGGCAACCAACGCCATCAAATACAACCGGTCCGGCACCCCGCAGGTTGATATTTCCTTTGAGCTGCAAAAGCGGAATCTCCACATCCATTTTGCCGACAACGGCATCGGCCTTGAAAAAGGGGATATAAAACGGATATTCAGGAAGTTCTACCAGGTGGGCCGGTCGGACGACATGTCGGCCAAAGGCAGCGGGCTGGGACTCTATCTGGTCCAAAGCATTGCCAGAATTCACAGGGGAAAAATCTCCGCCAGAAGCCGGGGACGCGACAGGGGGACGACCTTTACGCTCAGATTACCCTTCAGAACATGAAATGATTCAGAAGGCCTTCCGGTGAAACCGGCAGGCGACCCCTTTGTCCTGCAAAAAAAGCCGGACAAAGGGGACCGGCCTATCTGGCAGTTCCTTTTTTCAGCTTTTCTTCGATCTGAGCAAAGAGATCCTTCTGCTCCTGCTCCTTTCTGGCCTGAAAATCCTCGATTTTCTGCCTGAAATTTTTCCGGTCGTTCTGAAATTTTTCAATCTCCTCCTGAAGGCCTGTGCCCGCCTCTCCCTCGGGAATCTCCTCCAGCTTCAGATGATCTCTGACGAAAAGGCGGGTTCCGAAAGGCCCTTTCACCTTTTCGATCACCCCCATGTCATGAAGCCTGTTGCATATCAGATGCCCCTGCTCCGGAGAGAAGGAGAGCATGTCGCACACCGCGTTAATGGCGGGCGGTTCCGCATTCCGATACTCCAGAATCCTCACAGCCGAAACAATAAGGTGACTTTTGGAATAAAAATCTCTGTGTTGCATAATCTCTGCCTGCCTGTTGCTTTCCTGTGCCGGACGGATGCCGGGTCGGTATTTCACACCACAAAAGGACATCCGTGTTCTTCCGTTTCCGGTGCGGTTCTGTAAAAAAACGGCCTGCGGCCATATTCGCGAAAGGGGACCGGCTTCCGCTTTCACGGGAATGGCAAAAAAAATGAGCTGAACAGATTTTTTACAGCACCATCACATCTTGACATCACAATCTAAGAAGAGTAACATTTCTTCGATTTTTGTTCAAGCCATTGTGAGCGGATTTTTACAGTCCGTTTTTTTTATTATTACATTAAAAAACAGAATATTATATTTTTTCAGTTGTCGGGCCGGAGCGTTTGCAGCTCTGCCGTGCCCGACGGATAACCCGATAAAAACAAATACCCGCCCGAACACCGGGGATAAGGAGATGATGATGACAGAAATCGTTAACGTAAAGGCAAGAGAAGTACTGGATTCACGGGGAAACCCCACCGTAGAGGCGGATGTTGAACTGGCATGCGGGGCACTGGGCCGCGCCATCGTGCCCTCCGGCGCATCCACCGGCCAGCGGGAAGCCCTTGAGCTTCGGGATTCGGATGCCAAACGGTATAACGGAAAAGGCGTGACGGCGGCGGTAAAAAATGTGATGAATGAGATCGCACCGGCGGTACGGGGCATGGATGCGGCGAACCAGCTGGCCCTGGACAATTTCATGATTGACCTGGATGGCACGCCCAACAAATCAAAACTGGGGGCCAACGCCATTCTCGGCGTCTCCATGGCGGCGGCACGCGCTGCGGCCCAGGCCTGTGACCTGAGCCTGTACAAATACCTGGGCGGCATCACCGCCAGATACCTGCCGGTGCCCATGATGAACGTCATCAACGGCGGCGCACATGCGGCCAACAACCTCGATATTCAGGAATTTATGATCATCCCCTTTGGCGCGGAAAACATTGCCGCCGCCGTCCGCATGGGCGCGGAAACCTTTCACTCGCTCAGAAAAATCCTGAAGGAAAAGGGGCTCAATACGGCAGTGGGCGATGAGGGCGGGTTTGCCCCGAACCTCGAATCCAACGAAGATGCCATCAGATTCATTATGAGCGCCATCGAAACCGCCGGTTACACACCGGGCGAGGACATCGGGCTGGCCCTGGACGTGGCGTCCAGCGAGTTCTACACAGAGGGAAAGTATGTCCTCAGGGGCGAGGGCAAAACCCTGACGGCCGAAGAGATGGTCAATTACTACGGGGAACTGGCATCGAAATACCCCATCATCTCCATTGAAGACGGCATGGCGGAAAACGACTGGGATGGCTGGGAAGTGCTGACAGAAAATCTGGGCACAGGGATTCAGCTAGTGGGCGATGATGTGTTTGTCACCAATCCGCAGATCTTCGGCGAGGGCATTGACCGGGACATTGCCAACTCGATTCTGATCAAGCTGAACCAGATCGGCACGGTTACAGAGACCCTGGACGCCATCGAGATGGCCAAACAGGCAGGCTATACCACCGTCATCTCTCACCGGTCCGGCGAAACCGAGGACACCTTTATCGCTGACCTGGCTGTGGGCGTAAACGGCGGCCAGATCAAGACCGGCTCCATGTCCCGTACCGACCGGATCGCCAAGTACAACCAGCTCATCCGCATCGAAGAAGAGCTGGGCGATGCGGCCCTGTTTTCAAACAATATATTTATCGCGGAATAATTTTCCCGGAAGTCCGGGAAATATCAGTTTACGATTGACGGATTTGTCATCAGCGAATAAAGATGGTCTCGTAAAAGGTCTGTTTTCTTCATTTTCTGTCATTCTGTCAGGGGGGGATTCCCGGCAATGGCAGATCCTCAGACGTTTTACGGGTTCATCCGCAAAAAACAGACAGAAATATAAACAGCAGGGGAAAC
This window encodes:
- the eno gene encoding phosphopyruvate hydratase; protein product: MTEIVNVKAREVLDSRGNPTVEADVELACGALGRAIVPSGASTGQREALELRDSDAKRYNGKGVTAAVKNVMNEIAPAVRGMDAANQLALDNFMIDLDGTPNKSKLGANAILGVSMAAARAAAQACDLSLYKYLGGITARYLPVPMMNVINGGAHAANNLDIQEFMIIPFGAENIAAAVRMGAETFHSLRKILKEKGLNTAVGDEGGFAPNLESNEDAIRFIMSAIETAGYTPGEDIGLALDVASSEFYTEGKYVLRGEGKTLTAEEMVNYYGELASKYPIISIEDGMAENDWDGWEVLTENLGTGIQLVGDDVFVTNPQIFGEGIDRDIANSILIKLNQIGTVTETLDAIEMAKQAGYTTVISHRSGETEDTFIADLAVGVNGGQIKTGSMSRTDRIAKYNQLIRIEEELGDAALFSNNIFIAE